Below is a window of Musa acuminata AAA Group cultivar baxijiao chromosome BXJ3-11, Cavendish_Baxijiao_AAA, whole genome shotgun sequence DNA.
GGTCAAGTAAGAGGTCCTTATTAGTGGCCAGATTGTATTAGCACTGGCATACATGATTGAAGTGGTAACATATATCAGACTAATAATTTGATGtttattataaattatgaaataCTATCATTTAGAATTGAAGGCAACTGGAAATATATATCACCTTTTATCTATCACATAAGAATCTCTCAACATTTAAGTGTCCCATCTTCAATCAATGGTCAAGGGGAAGGGTTCAAACATCTCTAGGTTAGAGGGTGTTTTTTTAATCTTCTTTGTGGTAGTGTTTATAATGTGgtatatgtatttttttaatgTCAATTTGGTGTAAGATTACGTACAATGGTTCACAATGACAATGATCTCAACCACTGCATCTCAGAATTTTGAGGACAAAAATACCTTTTTCCATGGAATTCCCATTGGATGAGCTAAATATAAACGTAGTTTTGAGTCTTGTCTTTCTTTGTCTGTTAGACTTGAAGGAGATGATGTTGGGGACAATCTGAGTCAACACCAGGTTGTAGGAGTTTCCACTCGATGAGTCTCTTTGTTAATGCATGAACTGAACTATGATTATTAATGAAACAATTGATGTTCTGTGCTTTTGCCTCTATCTTTTTCAATATGGATGCTGCTATTGTCCTTATCACGACATCTATATAGTGGGGTCATGTATGGTATCAATTGTTCATTGGTTTTTGGAACTCAATTACCAGATTGATAGGAATTCAACTAATTCTGGCTGTTGAAGCATATTTCGATGGTAAGGTTGACCAATTAGTTGAAATTAGGTCACTGCCGGTAGTCTTTGTTTCAAATTGACTAGATTTAAGTTGGACAAACAATGTTGCATAACTTTCAAACCCTCAAAGACTGAATTCTGAGGAATTGTCCATGATTATCTGATCCGTGCATAaatgcataatatcatgaaaaatgaatAGCATCTTCTCGTTGACTTTCACAGCTCATCCTTGTATCTCCCACTGTTAttagttcaacatcatcaattaCCACATCAATGCATGCTATTTCTAGCTAACGATATTTTACAGAAGACTATCAAATTAATTCTTAATTTTCTCCTTTTCCAATTTGTGATAATTTCTTTAATTATTAGATATTCCCTTTGTGACTCATGACAAATCTCATTACTTTGTGACCATCAACACATATTTCAAATTTTCTAAATTTTTGAGCAAGAAGTCATGATATAGTAGATGTATCatattttcaacttttaatgtctACTGAGTTtcctttatatataaaatattctaaTCCTTCATCTCATTAAATGTACCACTTGTTCTGTTGCTTGTTGACACATCCAGTTCATTTTTCTTTATAGTCTAAATCAAACTGTACTATGCAAGTAGGCTTCTTGTGGGATAATAGTTATGCTAAATTGTTCTTATAGGTGGTTTCTTAACTGATATTTTTTTAATGCAGTTCTCAAATCATGATGTAGTTATTGTGAAACCAAATAAGGCTGATTCAAGTTCTCCTCTACTTGGTCAAGGTGTGGTTTATCGCCTTAAGGTATGTAACACAAGCACATAATGCTTGATAAATTTGGGATTGCAAATGACATTTTATATTTATTCGTCTTGACCTGTTGAAATAAGCAGGATTCTTCCATCATTGTTGCTTTCGATGATATTCCTGAAGATGGATTAAATGGCCCTTTGCGTCTTGAGAAGGTTGCAAATGAGGTACTCAACTGGCTATAGAACATGTTGGCAAGGATTTCTGTTATGCTTTTTTACTCATTTCTTTCAACAATTAATTAGGTTTCAGGAAGTTCCAAAATTCTGTTTAAGATCAGTTTTCTTGGTTAATGTAGTTTAAGACACCCTAATGAGCTATGTGCTTTTTAAGAACTTTTTTCATGAGCACATTGTTTGATAGGAATAAATACAAATGGATAACTGCAATGTGAATTTATTTTGTCTATTATAGGAATTCAATTACTTGCtcaattttctttattatttacTTTATTTCTATGGGTCCTTTCTATGATGTCAACTTTTGTAAAACAGGCCACACAAATTATATATAAATGGTAATTCTTTTGTTCCTAGCCTTCTTTTTGTCCACTTTCTTTATTGTTGTTCTCCAATGAttctttatcattattattgttgtccgataaaaaatgtttcatatgttacAATTTCCATTCAGTTGTCTGATAAGATGAGACTTGTTTTGGTTGTTTGACTAACATGAGATGGTGGATCTGACCTGGTCAGCAGGTCCTTCTTACGCTGAGAAAGCACCATCTCATCAAACTGACCTAAAGCTTGGAGTTccaatctgcaaggaaatagaagACACCAGGCATGGGTTTGATGGTGTCCTTTGATAAATAATCATAGTATGGcacaaaaaaaattcaagtaaagGCAAGAGTTAATGCAAAGTAACAGTGAAAAATGATGTACTATTTCTGATACCTTGTTGAAGTTGAGGTCATTGGGACATGGTCCAACTTTCTtagaaagagagaggaaaaaaGAACTCAATATGAGCCGATTTCTTTTTTTCAATCTTGGTCAATAGTCCGTTAACTGTATAATGGTCTGTCTTTAGTTCCTTTATATAAGTGGTAGTTTGATTTCTTTATTGGTCAATTATATATTTCTCTATTTAAAGAACTATGAACTGAAACATGATGCATTAAGTGAATGGAATTGGCATATTTTACTTTAATCTAATCTGCTTTATGTTGAAATTCGAATACCTGCCGTTAGCCAGTTATCATATGGTTTTTGTTTTGAAACATACCCTTTCTCAATAACTCTCTCTGAAACATACTTCACTTTGTTTGAGATGGGACACTTATcctgtttgtttctttttttttttccatcaattctACAAACTATGAAGTGTCTACTGCTTCTCATTAGTAAGTTAATGATGTATTTCTAAGAAAATGGTTTTGTTGTAAGATATTTTTGAGTTCCTTATCTTTTTCAATACGAAGTTTAAACTTAAATCATTTACTTGTACTGAGAGCTTCATTTATGAAGAGTTGTGGATAATATTGGACATGATTTGAAAAAATCGCATGAGTACTGGACTGCAAGTTTTATCATTCATTTATAGACTGATATTTTGAATCTTTACTTAGGTAACCTATCGCAGTATGAAGAATGCATTAATTCAACTTGGCAAGGGCATACAGAGGGGACCAGCTGAAGACCTGGTTCCTGTATTGTTTGGTGAGAAACCGCCAGTTGTTTCAAAGAAAGCCACTCAATTCAGTCCCTTTAACAAGAATCTTGATCATTCACAGGTGTTTCTTTTCACTGTTATTCTTCCAtgcaaatgttgttcatgtttttgtactttatttttgttatttagaaTGTTCTGTACAAGGTATTATAAGATCTTTCCCCCACTTTGCAGCAATTGCAATGCCAGCTCATGTGCCCCAAATTTAGTTAAAGGAAACCTTACACATACTGATCTCATGTTTTGGAAACCATGACAACTTCAACATGATTTTATTGACTTGACTCACTGATAGGATAATTGATACAGAAGACATGACAGAAGTGATGAGAGAGTAATCATGTGATGTAACTCTATGACAGAGTATAATGGGATATCTGGAATATAAAGGGAAGAGTGAAAAGGAGAATATTTGACATATGTATATTAAGAAAACACATTGAACATGATGGACAACATTTTCACCCTTCTTAGGATGGTCAATTTTGTCTGGTATGGTTCCAATGGGGTGCCCCACTTGATAAGATTATCTTCCAAAATCTTCTGTTGCCTCCTTATTGTCCTCCTGAGCTTGTTGCCAAACATCTTGTGAATCTCCTCTTCCTTGGGAGTTGAGACCACAACCGGCTTCTCATCTAGAGCTACAACACTGTTTCCAAATCCTAGGACCTCGTTGCCACTGCTGCTTGCATTTGCAGCCATTGCAAAGTCCAGGTTACTTTGTTTTGCAGCTACTGCCTTTCTTGTTCTTCATCTCTTTTTCTCTCCTTTGTCCTGCTTGCTCCTGTCCTCTTCTCTCTTTCTCGGTCCAGATGATACCGACTCTTAATGACACTTAAGACAGTATATGATGTTGTATTTGTTAAGTCACCCATCTGTCATGAACTTAGCTGAATTATATCTCATCTGGTTATTTGCATTGGTCAAACAAAATTATTTCCTATCAATGGCGGCCTTAGTAAATTTTTAATCGCTTCAGCTAAAGACCTGACCAGTTTGAAGGATTCCTTTTAATCAGCAGTACCAAATACCATGTTTTATCAGTCATTTTCCATGCTCTTTGAGATCTAATTTGTCATTTTTTCTACTAAGCTACtagttttttttaaatttattttgcaGAGAGATGCTGTCTTGAAATCTCTTTCCTGCAAGGATGTATTTTTGCTTCATGGGCCCCCAGGAACAGGGAAAACAACAACTGTGATTGAGATTATATTACAAGAAGTCAAACGTGGATCTAAAATTCTTGCATGCGCTGCTTCCAATATTGCTGTTGATAACATAGTTGAACGCCTTTTTCCATTCAGGTAAGTTTAAATTGTATATCTTCTTATGTTCTCTTTCACAAATTACAAATCCATCTTATTCAAACGTGTAGTCAAGATATGCACACGCATATCACTAGTCGTAAAAACTTGTTTTCATGCTTTTAGATTTTGTATCCTCTCATTTGTTTATGAACTTCTTATTTCAGGCATTTTGTATTTTTAGACTAGAGGTGGCTTGCTTCATTTCTTTGGACGTCAATGTGGCACCATAATTTTATTTTGTAGATTGATGCTACCTCTGACTCCACAAATCCCAATGTTGCTTTACTATCTTGACTAACAACTAACAAGATCACTGATCTACCTCAATTCTCATCTAGAGTATACTAGATTTTCTGGGCATGCTTTTACTGTTTTACAGATCTtccaaattttgaaataagatattGAAATACTGTAAAATTTTGCTTCTGAATTAATGGTTTTTGCTGATCGACTGCAGCACCGTCAATTACCTTTCCACTTTATCTCCCCTGATTTACATGCGTTAATCCCATTCATTCCCTTTTGTACCAAATGCCTAACTTGTTTTTGAATATTTGACTAGGATATATCACTTTTTTAGAAATTgaaattttctttctttaatgTTTAATGTTGggacttatggctttgttgttgttgaatgtttatggaactgatgatatTATATAAACTTTAATCACTTTGTAATTCCCTTTCCATTTTTTTATTGTAATTCTCTTTCCACTTTATCTCCCTTGATTTACATGCAGTAATCTCATTCATTCCCTTTTGTACCAAATGCCTAACTTGATTTTGAATATTTGAATTGGATAATCATTTTCTGATAAATTGTAATTTGATTTGTTTATGGAACTGACAATATCAAATTAACCTTTAATTGTTTTGCTGCCCTTTTTAATtgcttaataatattttttttgagttaaTTTTACTTTTCTATTGATAGGGTAAAGTTGGTGAGATTGGGACATCCTGCTCGCTTGTTACCTCAAGTTTTGGAAAGTGCACTTGATGCACAGGTATTGAGGCATATCTTGCCTCTCTTAAAACTTGCTTTTTCATGCTTGTGTAAATTTCTTTGCAGTCATACAGAGATCTTATTTTGGAGTTCCACTGTTTTCTTAGATTGTTGAAACTTGCTAGCTTTTCCTTCTCTTGACCTGTAATACAAGAAATTGCTTCTTTCATCATTTCACATATCATCAAATGCTACTAGCATCGTGCCATATGAATTGGAACATGTTTTGGCACACCTGAGGAAGTGAGGCGAACAACTCATGTAACATGTGGTTGGTTTTGGATTTAGGTTGACTTATATCTAgtgtatatgtttttttattgttcttgcTATTTTAGGTCATTATATTTTCTTAGTATAGATGTATTTACTTCTAGTTTAAGAATCGAGTTGGGAAAACTTTAAGTCATAGGTCTCGGCTGAAAATATATAGGAAAATTTGATAGGTAGGTAGATCTTTATATTTTCAGATTGCTTTTGTTGTAAATTATTTTATTCTTGTTTAGTGTGATATTACATCTGTCACTTTAGATCTCTCTTTCTGCCTCTTTTGTGGTCTCCGTTCCCCTTTTCTATCTCTGCTATCTTTGCCCCCTTCATTTTCTCTGTCCGCCTCTTTTGAACACTCATGCAGCGAAATCTGTTGTCCTAAGATAGGAATTCCTTTTCCAGTCCTTGAATCTTTTGTAGTCTATACTTATAGGTAAAAATAACATCGGACTGTACAGATCCAGTTGCCAACTGGTATTAGCACCGGACCGAGTTTTTAAACCTTGATtaagagatcttgatttttttttatgaatccacCTTGCTTTAGGATTTGCTTTCTATTCATGATCTTTTGAACTTTGGATATGGTTCCATTTATCTTTGTCCATTTCCTGCAACATGACAATTTAAGGTATCTACCACTAACTTTTCAGGTCTTGGATAACAAATGTTACAACGATCAAGAACTGCCATTTCACCCAGACTGGTATGAAATGGGTGGAATGTAGCAGTCCGAGCATGAATCGGTGCGCGAACGACCCTCATTTTGGGTGGTCCACTCCGACCCATTAAAACTGGTCCACTCCGACTCATTCAAACTTTTAGGGCTCATTCGTGAGCCTTCTTTGCCTGAATGCGAGCCCCCCTGTTGCCCGTCACCTGCCACTTGCTGGCCACCgttctctcctcttcttcttccaccgcttcctcttcctccactgccacctcttctttttcttcctcctcttcctccaccaccacctctttCTCCTtcgtccttcttcttcctccactgttccttcctctctctcttcttcctcgtcttcGAAACACTGGTACATGTGTATGGACTGGTACCTACCAGTCTGATCAGGGATCGATATGGGTCTGATACATGAAACGGGATTCCTTGGTTTTTATAGATGGAAATTTATTTCATGATTTGTGTTTTGTCTGAAATGTGTACTTGGCTAAAACATTCTTTGTTTATGAGGGAATGATCTTGTCACTCTGGGTAATATAGGCGTTCTTCATGGGTGGAAAATATGTCTATCAGTTTTTGTATGTTTGTGCTTAAGGCCTCTTTTTAAGCACTCATCAGTGATATGAGGAGACATGGAACACCAAATCAACACCATGTTACCAATGGAGAGTTAGGACCACCACCAATTTCCTGGTGGTGGAAACGGTGGTAGCATCCATCATGCACTGTGAGGCTTGATGTACTCtcttttgctctctctctctctctctctctctctctcttttctcacacacacacacgcacacactcagatactggcttctttttcttctaatttgCCACTGCCATGATTGTGTCAGCATGGTGTTAGAACAGTGCATATAGACTTCATGTTCCATTATAGCTAGTTGCATTGACAATCATGGTTCAAGTCAAGGTTCCTAATTGCACCCTGATCGATATGTACCTGGCACTATATTCTGGTTTGGATCTGAACCGGAACTCGGATTGTTCCTTTTCAAGTGGTCCGGCTCCATTCATTTCTTTTTATTAGGGTTAAACAGCGATCCCCTTTCcacttctccctctctctctctctctctctctctctctcacacacacacacacacacacacacatgcacacacacacacacacactcgctACCATCAGCCTTCTTACCCACCCATTGCTTGTGCTACCCATTGCCTGTTGCTGTTGTCCTGGGTAACCTTCTAACTCCCTTCTCGGTATTGCAGCACGTACTGGTATGAACTGGACTCATACCGATCTTGTAAGTGATTGGTATAGATCTGGTTCCTGAATTTGAAATTATGGTTTGAGTAGTTACTTGCAGTGGGGAGCCAGCGACAGTTCAATTCAggttttaatattttaatgctgACTTATGATTTTCTGACACAACCATCCTTACAAATGATTGTACTATATAAGGTTttgttttatcctttttataCTTCTTAAGTTGGCTCTGGCCAGTCCTTGCTTTTTCATGATTCattgttttctttcttctgtAATGCTAGTTGTTTATTCTATTTACTTGTCAACTCATGGTTATATTTGCTGCTATTAATTGTGAATTCCCATCTTGTATTGCCTTATCAACTGTATGTGAGATGTGGATAGTTACTGTTCCATTATCATAATGAATTTTAGCACTGGTGTAACTAAAAGTTAAAGTGCAATATACGTGCAAAAAGGACTTCAGCTGGAAATTAGTATATCAAGTTTTTATTTCTGAGTTACGAATACAGTTTTTATTTGTTCCATATATTGTGATTCTAAATATTGTTGCCATTCATGACTAGGTTCTGCGAGGTGATAATAGTGCCTTGGCAAATGATATTCGCAAGGAAATGAAGGTAATCATGTATTTGACAACAGTATGCTTGAAGAGTTTGATAGGATTGTGGTTGTGGTTGTGGAATTAGAAGCCATGCATGCTATGTACTTGTTGAAGTATATATTTGGAGCTGCATGTAATTCAGATTAATAACATGGGTCATCCCCACTTGGTCATACATTTCTGTTGTATTCAGCAGTTGTCCATTTTAGACTCCTCCTTTTGTTCatttcttattctttattttaTAAGATTATAATCATTTTATCAGGTTTTGAGTGGGAAGCTGCTAAAAGCTAAAGATAGAAATACCAAAAGAGACATCAGGAAAGAGCTTAGAACCCTTgccaaagaagagaggaagagacagCAGCTGGCAGTCACAGATGTTATTAAACGGGCAGATGTAGTTTTGACAACTTTGACTGGTGCATTTTCTCGCAAACTTGAGGGCAGTGCGTTTGACTTGGTTATAATTGATGAAGCTGCTCAGGCACTTGAAGTAGCATGTTGGATAGCATTGCTCAAGGTGTGTTGCTCATTAATTACTACAACCACAGACGTAGCTCTTATGGTGCCGGACATTTTGCTTAATATTGTTCATGTCTTAAGTTCTTTTTATTTAACATTCCtacatttttttttgcttttttttgttttttttttctgtctatGAGGGTGAACCATGGTGTCATGGTGAGGCTATTCTTGCAATCTAGATGACCAAAATTCGAGTCATGGAAATAACTTCTTTATTTAGGGGGTAAGGTTATGTATATTGACACTCCAAACTCATATTGGCTGAAACCTTGTGCACTGGATCACCCCTTTTATTTCATATCTATATTTTATGGGTATTCTCTTGTGAATAGGATCATGAGAATTTAGTTTGAGCTTCAAAGTGGATATAAATAGGTTGcatgatatataaaaaaatgtTTCCTTATGTACTCATAAACAAAATATTTGCTGACATGGAAGGTCCtttctaaaattattaaataCATTTGAATGTAACCATGTGCATAACTACACTATTGGACATACACTGGCAGGTTCTTTGCACTATGCATGAATATTGAAAAGTGATATATCGGTTGTTGTTTAACATGTTGAAGGTGAGCCTTGGCATCACAATGAAGTTGCCTTTGTAACATGGTGATGAGAGTTCGTGATATGGAAACACCAATGAAGTTGCCTTTGCAACATGGGTGATGAGAGTTcatgagaaggaaacaatctcttTACTTGCAGGGTTAAGGTTGCATACATACTTTTGTTCTTGATGCAATTAAGTTCATGCAAGGTAAAAGATGAACATAAATCTAGACAGCTGTTTAGCAGTTGTCTGATGATAGGACCAGAAGGAAGATCAGTTGACCTGTCTGGATATTCACAGTCACAGCTGTGAGCTTCTGAAGACTTTTATATGTTGGCTTAATTTTCAATCAACAAGTACAAGTCAATGAGGTAAGTTATTCAATTATAGCTTGAGAATAACAGTGTATtgtgagtgaaaaagaaagatttaCTACTCCCAGAGTCTATGAAATactaaaattttgaattgcttgccATATCCATATTATGTTTTAGATACTCTTGTATGTATGTGCTTATAAATTGTTATTATAAAGACTAATTACTTTTAGGATACTTAGGGATAGTTCACGGATACTTTGGGGATGCTTCTTGCCGAAGAAGTTTGTCTTCTTTGGAAACTGATTTTTTTTAGTAACTATAATGAAGAGATATTTTGATATATTGATAGAATTGTTTTTATTAagcatgaaatcatggttaatgaaattaaaaaaatttcatgttGAATATTGCAAACTTTTGATAACTTATCTATATTTCTGAAGTACTATATTAATAGATAGAAACAATCTCTTTCTTGATGAATAATTCTTGAATGCTATTTAATTACTTACGTTAATCATGATATGCAAGCACAATGGTTACTTCACAAAATCATTGTCAGTGCTGTGATCGAGAATGATATGATCTTGAGTAAAAAATTGGTGGATATATCAATAGAATCAgaattatttgaaaataatttaaatttaaatatataaaaaatcatgaaaaaaagTTTGGGAAAGTAAGtatgagaaaataaaaataaaaatattatatgcttAAATATTTTTCCTCCATATAACTTTCTGAAAGGACTTGAAACAAAATGTAAGATATAGAAACTTTACGGAaggacaataaaaaaaatattgtttaaATAATAGCCATATTATACAAATATTTTAATATAGTACGTAACTATTTTATAGATGTTATACGAAAGCCTTAAACTTATTCACCTGAAGTTTTGAAAAAAGTTATAGACCTTATTGTAGCTTAGATAATTCTCTAATTATAATGTGTGTGAAGTGTTAGTTACTGGAAATACAAACTTAGACAAATTTATTTAAAGAAGGTGTCCACTGAATTTGAGATTAGTCATGTATTCTATGAATCTTTCTTTGTTAAATGCCACTCTTTGTCCTTCACGAATGGTAGAACAAAGATAATATGCTTGTGTGAGTAGTGTCAGAGAGTTAATGCAAACAACGAAATTAGACGGTGACAAATACATTTGATGCTTGGAAATTTGGACATCTATATAGTAATATAGATAATATATCTTTTACACAGTAGCTCTATATTTATCAAGAAACCATGAAAAAGGTGAG
It encodes the following:
- the LOC103970576 gene encoding uncharacterized protein LOC103970576 isoform X2 — encoded protein: MHRCSGLMGKVLLEFQSNKGDLLPAHKFSNHDVVIVKPNKADSSSPLLGQGVVYRLKDSSIIVAFDDIPEDGLNGPLRLEKVANEVTYRSMKNALIQLGKGIQRGPAEDLVPVLFGEKPPVVSKKATQFSPFNKNLDHSQRDAVLKSLSCKDVFLLHGPPGTGKTTTVIEIILQEVKRGSKILACAASNIAVDNIVERLFPFRVKLVRLGHPARLLPQVLESALDAQVLRGDNSALANDIRKEMKVLSGKLLKAKDRNTKRDIRKELRTLAKEERKRQQLAVTDVIKRADVVLTTLTGAFSRKLEGSAFDLVIIDEAAQALEVACWIALLKGPRCVLAGDHLQLPPTIQSVEAERKGLGKTLFERLAGLYGEEVMSMLTVQYRMHELIMNWSSKEFYDNKVKAHSSVAAHMLHDVEGVKSSSSTTPTLLLIDTAGCDMDEKKDEEESTMNEGEAAVTIAHAKQLIECGVQASDIGIITPYAAQVTYLKMMRSKENILKDVEISTVDGFQGREKEAIVISMVRSNSKKEVGFLSDHRRMNVAVTRARRQCCLVCDTDTVSHDNFLKRLIEYFEEHGEYSSASEYVS